The Phyllostomus discolor isolate MPI-MPIP mPhyDis1 chromosome 4, mPhyDis1.pri.v3, whole genome shotgun sequence genome window below encodes:
- the HSPD1 gene encoding 60 kDa heat shock protein, mitochondrial — MLRLHKVLRQIRPVSRALAPHLTRAYAKDVKFGADARALMLQGVDLLADAVAVTMGPKGRTVIIEQSWGSPKVTKDGVTVAKSIDLKDKYKNIGAKLVQDVANNTNEEAGDGTTTATVLARAIAKEGFEKISKGANPVEIRRGVMLAVDAVISELKKQSKPVTTPEEIAQVATISANGDKEIGNIISDAMKKVGRKGVITVKDGKTLNDELEIIEGMKFDRGYISPYFINTAKGQKCEFQDAYVLLSEKKISSVQSIVPALEIANAHRKPLVIIAEDVDGEALSTLVLNRLKVGLQVVAVKAPGFGDNRKNQLKDMAVATGGAVFGEEGLTLNLEDVQAHDLGKVGEVIVTKDDAMLLKGKGDKAQIEKRIQEIIEQLDVTTSEYEKEKLNERLAKLSDGVAVLKVGGTSDVEVNEKKDRVTDALNATRAAVEEGIVLGGGCALLRCIPPLDSLTPANEDQKIGIEIIKKALRIPAMTIAKNAGVEGSLIVEKIMQSSSEVGYDAMLGDFVNMVEKGIIDPTKVVRTALLDAAGVASLLTTAEVVVTEIPKEEKDPGMGGMGGMGGGMGGGMF; from the exons ATGCTTCGATTACACAAAGTCCTTCGACAAATTAGGCCGGTGTCCAGGGCACTGGCTCCTCATCTCACTCGGGCTTATGCCAAAGATGTAAAATTTGGTGCAGATGCCCGAGCCTTAATGCTTCAAGGTGTAGACCTTTTAGCCGATGCTGTAGCTGTTACTATGGGGCCAAAG GGAAGAACAGTGATAATTGAACAGAGCTGGGGAAGTCCCAAAGTAACAAAAGATGGTGTGACTGTTGCAAAGTCCATTgacttaaaagacaaatataaaaatattggcGCCAAACTTGTTCAAGATGTTGCCAATAATACAAATGAAGAAGCTGGTGATGGCACTACCACTGCTACTGTGCTGGCACGTGCTATTGCCAAGGAGGGTTTTGAGAAGATTAGTAAAGGTGCTAATCCAGTGGAAATCAGGAGAG GTGTGATGTTAGCTGTTGATGCTGTAATTTCTGAACTTAAGAAACAGTCCAAACCTGTGACGACCCCTGAAGAAATAGCTCAG GTTGCTACAATTTCTGcaaatggagacaaagaaattggCAACATAATTTCTGATGCAATGAAAAAGGTTGGAAGAAAGGGCGTCATCACAGTAAAG GATGGGAAAACACTGAACGATGAATTAGAAATTATTGAAGGCATGAAGTTTGATCGAGGTTATATTTCTCCATACTTTATTAATACAGCAAAAG GTCAGAAATGTGAATTCCAAGATGCCTATGTCCTActgagtgaaaagaaaatttctagTGTTCAGTCCATTGTACCTGCTCTTGAAATTGCCAATGCTCACCGTAAGCCCTTGGTCATAATTGCTGAAGATGTTGATGGAGAAGCTCTAAGTACACTTGTTTTGAATAG GCTAAAAGTTGGTCTTCAAGTTGTAGCAGTCAAAGCTCCAGGTTTTGGTGACAATAGAAAGAACCAGCTTAAAGACATGGCTGTTGCTACTGGGGGTGCA gTGTTTGGAGAAGAAGGATTAACTCTCAATCTTGAAGATGTTCAGGCTCATGACTTAGGAAAAGTTGGTGAGGTCATTGTGACCAAAGATGATGCCATGCTCCTGAAAGGAAAAGGTGACAAGGCTCAAATTGAAAAACGTATTCAAGAAATCATTGAGCAGTTGGATGTCACAACTAGtgaatatgaaaaggaaaaactaaatgaacgTCTAGCAAAACTCTCGGATGGGGTAGCTGTGCTGAAG GTTGGTGGGACAAGTGATGTTGAagtgaatgaaaagaaagacagagtAACAGATGCCCTCAATGCTACACGAGCTGCTGTTGAGGAAGGCATTGTTCTGGGAGGCGGTTGTGCCCTGCTTCGGTGCATTCCACCCTTGGACTCGTTAACTCCAGCTAATGAAGATCAAAAAATTg gtatagaaattattaaaaaagcaCTCAGAATTCCTGCAATGACCATTGCTAAGAATGCAGGTGTTGAAGGATCGTTGATAGTTGAGAAAATTATGCAGAGTTCCTCAGAAGTTGGTTATGACGCTATGCTTGGAGATTTCGTGAATATGGTAGAAAAAGGAATCATTGATCCAACTAAG GTTGTAAGAACTGCTTTATTGGATGCTGCTGGAGTGGCCTCCCTGTTAACAACAGCAGAAGTTGTAGTCACAGAAATTCCGAAAGAAGAGAAAGACCCTGGCATGGGCGGCATGGGCGGAATGGGAGGCGGTATGGGAGGTGGCATGTTCTAG
- the LOC114493866 gene encoding 10 kDa heat shock protein, mitochondrial isoform X2, which translates to MAGQAFRKFLPLFDRVLVERCAAETVTKGGIMLPEKSQGKVLQATVVAVGSGSKGKGGEIQPVSVKVGDKVLLPEYGGTKVVLDDKDYFLFRDGDILGKYVD; encoded by the exons ATG GCAGGACAGGCATTTAGAAAGTTTCTGCCCCTCTTTGACCGTGTACTGGTTGAAAGGTGTGCTGCAGAAACTGTAACCAAAGGAGGCATTATGCTTCCAGAAAAATCTCAAGGAAAAGTATTGCAAGCAACTGTAGTAGCTGTTGGATCGGGCTCCAAAGGAAAG GGTGGAGAGATCCAACCAGTTAGTGTGAAAGTTGGAGATAAAGTTCTTCTTCCAGAATATGGAGGAACCAAAGTAGTTCTAGATGACAAG GATTATTTCTTATTTAGAGATGGTGACATTCTTGGAAAGTATGTAGACTGA